A stretch of Paenibacillus peoriae DNA encodes these proteins:
- a CDS encoding peptidoglycan D,D-transpeptidase FtsI family protein: protein MDRGSLDKKFSFKKKNDEENEESRKKRTVLRTNLLFFSAFVLFALIITRLAVLQFVQSEELKGQQQSVNTKNVPLAPSRGTIYDSTGTVKLAYSTSVQSLYVTLSKDYSKRTEKDRKPGEKLLPELNAFAAKLAAKLNELGRTEGEQLNAEEIKKRLDPDYNQYRGFTPRLVKSDLSREEIAYFLEHRTEFPGVEVVEESVRHYDPDRVAVQTIGYMYKFKGARTNRPKYKELYEANSEVLKPAQVYSESETVGYDGLELQYQDELRGKNGYKTVEVNPRSMPEGIESITPPEKGHHLYSTINKEIQQKTEQAIMDQLHWLHTHAVSGKLHQDATTGFAVAMEVETGNIVAMASMPDYDSNVWKSGSTSPSVYDEIQHKMGNGTIKSVPSGKAGPHPESSVLLGSTIKPLTVLIGLKENLFSPGQTYQDTGSAYYGKNRSSRVGNSSGHVYGSLTPSRAIEVSSNTFMVDMIGKPLYGKYGSNAGVHQGIDVWDKYMKEFGLGVPTEVDLPGEWAGRLEYTSKKESALTRLVQASFGQQGKYTAMQLAQYTTVLATKGKRMQPHLVSKIVDDQGNLVREFKPKVLNEVAFSDTYWNTVIRGMATDVKAFNGFPYDYARKTGTSEQVVGRTVKDNGVFIAFAPRQNPKLAVAVIIPEGGFGATSAGPVARKIFDAYDEVYGLDGTPKKPLAAK from the coding sequence ATGGACAGAGGAAGTTTGGATAAAAAGTTTTCATTCAAAAAGAAAAATGATGAAGAGAATGAAGAGTCACGAAAAAAACGGACGGTTTTACGAACCAACCTGCTGTTTTTTAGTGCTTTTGTGCTGTTTGCCCTGATCATTACCAGACTAGCTGTATTGCAGTTTGTACAATCGGAGGAGCTGAAAGGCCAGCAGCAATCCGTAAATACGAAAAATGTCCCGTTAGCCCCGAGTCGTGGCACGATTTATGACTCCACAGGTACGGTTAAGCTGGCGTATTCGACTTCAGTACAGTCCTTGTATGTAACTTTATCTAAGGATTATAGCAAACGTACGGAGAAAGATCGCAAGCCGGGGGAAAAGCTGCTCCCTGAGCTTAATGCTTTTGCTGCCAAGCTTGCTGCCAAATTAAACGAACTGGGTCGTACCGAAGGGGAGCAACTTAATGCAGAGGAAATAAAAAAGCGACTGGACCCGGACTATAATCAATATAGGGGATTTACCCCACGTTTGGTCAAATCCGACCTGAGTCGGGAGGAAATCGCTTATTTTCTGGAACATCGGACAGAGTTCCCTGGTGTAGAGGTTGTAGAAGAAAGTGTACGCCATTATGACCCGGATCGGGTGGCGGTACAAACGATTGGATATATGTACAAGTTCAAAGGAGCTCGAACGAACCGGCCCAAATATAAAGAGCTCTATGAAGCGAATTCGGAGGTTTTAAAACCGGCACAGGTTTATTCGGAAAGTGAAACGGTCGGATATGATGGCTTGGAGCTTCAGTATCAGGACGAGCTGAGAGGGAAAAACGGATATAAAACGGTAGAGGTCAATCCTCGCAGCATGCCGGAGGGCATTGAATCCATTACTCCTCCTGAAAAAGGACATCATTTATATTCCACCATCAACAAGGAAATTCAGCAGAAAACCGAACAGGCCATTATGGATCAGCTTCACTGGCTTCATACTCATGCCGTATCGGGGAAGCTTCATCAAGACGCAACGACTGGCTTCGCTGTAGCGATGGAGGTAGAGACCGGAAATATCGTGGCAATGGCCAGTATGCCGGATTATGACTCTAATGTATGGAAAAGTGGAAGTACCTCACCTTCGGTATATGACGAAATTCAGCACAAAATGGGAAATGGAACCATTAAATCCGTCCCTAGCGGAAAAGCGGGTCCACATCCAGAATCCTCGGTGCTTCTGGGTTCAACCATTAAACCGCTGACCGTGCTGATCGGGTTGAAGGAAAACCTGTTTTCTCCCGGACAGACTTATCAGGATACGGGAAGTGCGTACTACGGCAAAAATCGCTCCAGCCGGGTTGGGAACTCTAGCGGACATGTGTATGGTTCTTTGACACCTAGCAGGGCAATTGAGGTCTCGTCAAATACGTTTATGGTGGATATGATCGGCAAGCCGCTATATGGCAAATACGGAAGTAATGCAGGGGTGCATCAGGGAATTGACGTATGGGACAAGTATATGAAGGAATTTGGATTAGGCGTACCGACTGAAGTTGATCTGCCGGGCGAGTGGGCAGGCAGACTCGAGTATACTAGCAAAAAGGAAAGTGCGTTGACACGTTTGGTACAGGCATCCTTTGGTCAGCAGGGAAAGTATACAGCCATGCAACTAGCCCAGTATACGACTGTACTGGCAACAAAGGGCAAGCGTATGCAACCTCATTTGGTCAGCAAAATTGTAGATGATCAGGGGAATCTTGTACGTGAATTTAAGCCGAAGGTACTGAATGAGGTCGCTTTTTCAGATACGTACTGGAATACAGTGATTCGGGGTATGGCTACGGATGTTAAAGCTTTTAACGGATTTCCCTACGATTATGCCCGTAAAACGGGGACTTCCGAGCAGGTGGTGGGACGTACGGTTAAAGATAACGGGGTGTTCATCGCTTTTGCTCCCCGTCAAAATCCGAAGCTGGCAGTAGCGGTCATCATTCCTGAAGGGGGCTTTGGTGCGACGAGCGCGGGACCGGTTGCGCGTAAAATATTTGATGCGTATGACGAAGTATATGGGCTAGATGGTACTCCTAAAAAGCCTCTGGCAGCAAAGTGA
- a CDS encoding peptidoglycan D,D-transpeptidase FtsI family protein, whose product MRKMDNEQGKDNETSDRKRFSFRINLFFFSSFIIFTVIIVRLAILQFVDGPQLKQQEASNVTKNVPLTPIRGTIYDSTGQNRLAYSTPVQSLYITLSKNYSDGMEQLRKPDKKLLPELENMTQKLANRFAQYGNKDEPKMTAEQIMDAMDRNYQRFSGFTPRLIKTNLNKDEVAYFMQHKSEFPGVDVVEETVRHYDPDTVAVQTVGYIKSYKSARETLDKYKNIQKSMSAENDPGLIYMDNESVGFDGLEFQYQEQLRGKNGYKTVPIDPRNMPEGVDSVTPPQKGDNVYSTINKEIQVKTENAIMDQLRWLHTHAVSGRTHPYAKTGFAVAMEVDTGNVVAMASMPDYDANYWQTGTISTDKYKEIEHVYQNATIKNVGSGQSGQHPDSTVLLGSTIKPLSVLIGLEEGLFTTNTYYQDTGAAYFGRNNSSRVRNSSGHVYGSMDPATAIRHSSNAFMVDMVGKRLYNKYINNAAEDQGVNVWDRYMKEFGLGVSTGVDLPGEFRGWREYTSKSESALSKLAYASFGQQGKYTPMQLAQYTTMIATKGKRMEPHLVSQIKDTNGNVVQTIKPKVLNEVKFPDAYWNEVIRGMATDVSAFKGFPYDFARKTGTSQQSVGRELKDNGVFIAFAPRQNPKLAVAVVIPEGGFGAWSAGPVARKIFDAYDEVYGLDGVPKKKDATATDPNATQQP is encoded by the coding sequence ATGAGAAAGATGGACAACGAGCAAGGAAAAGACAATGAGACATCCGACCGAAAAAGATTTAGCTTCCGGATCAATCTGTTCTTTTTCAGCTCGTTCATTATATTTACAGTCATCATTGTAAGATTGGCGATACTTCAATTCGTGGATGGACCTCAGCTTAAGCAGCAGGAGGCCAGTAATGTTACCAAAAATGTACCACTTACGCCGATTCGCGGAACGATTTATGATTCAACCGGACAGAACAGGCTGGCATATTCTACACCAGTACAGTCGCTCTATATAACGCTCTCCAAGAATTACAGTGATGGTATGGAGCAGTTGCGTAAGCCTGATAAAAAGCTGTTGCCTGAGCTGGAAAACATGACACAAAAGCTGGCAAATCGATTTGCACAATATGGTAATAAAGATGAGCCGAAAATGACGGCAGAACAAATTATGGACGCTATGGATCGGAACTATCAGCGATTTAGCGGTTTTACGCCGCGTTTGATTAAAACGAATCTTAACAAAGATGAAGTGGCCTATTTTATGCAGCATAAGAGTGAGTTTCCGGGCGTAGATGTCGTTGAGGAAACGGTACGCCATTATGATCCTGATACGGTAGCTGTCCAAACGGTTGGCTACATTAAAAGCTATAAGAGTGCACGTGAAACGTTGGATAAATATAAAAACATCCAAAAATCCATGTCAGCTGAAAATGATCCGGGCCTCATTTATATGGATAATGAATCTGTTGGCTTTGATGGACTGGAATTTCAATATCAGGAACAGTTACGAGGGAAAAACGGATATAAAACAGTTCCAATTGATCCGCGCAATATGCCTGAAGGCGTAGATTCTGTTACACCTCCGCAAAAAGGGGATAATGTCTATTCCACGATTAACAAAGAAATTCAGGTGAAGACTGAAAATGCCATTATGGATCAATTGAGATGGCTCCATACACACGCTGTATCTGGTAGGACTCATCCTTATGCCAAAACAGGCTTCGCTGTAGCGATGGAAGTAGATACAGGAAATGTGGTAGCTATGGCTAGTATGCCGGATTATGATGCGAATTACTGGCAAACGGGTACAATTTCGACAGATAAATATAAAGAGATTGAACATGTGTATCAAAACGCCACCATTAAGAACGTCGGCTCTGGCCAATCTGGACAGCACCCTGATTCTACTGTACTTCTCGGATCAACTATTAAACCGCTGTCTGTTCTTATTGGATTGGAAGAAGGACTGTTTACAACAAATACGTACTATCAAGATACAGGGGCGGCTTATTTCGGACGTAACAACTCCTCACGGGTGCGCAACTCTTCTGGTCATGTGTACGGTTCAATGGACCCGGCTACCGCTATTCGCCATTCCTCCAATGCCTTTATGGTCGATATGGTTGGCAAACGATTATATAACAAATACATCAACAATGCCGCAGAAGACCAGGGCGTTAACGTATGGGATCGTTATATGAAGGAGTTTGGATTAGGTGTTTCTACTGGAGTAGACTTGCCCGGTGAGTTCCGGGGTTGGCGGGAGTACACGAGTAAATCAGAGTCAGCACTTTCCAAATTGGCATATGCATCCTTTGGTCAACAAGGTAAATATACACCTATGCAACTTGCCCAGTACACAACAATGATCGCTACCAAGGGCAAACGGATGGAGCCACATTTGGTCAGTCAAATTAAAGATACCAACGGCAATGTAGTTCAAACAATTAAGCCGAAGGTGCTGAATGAAGTGAAATTTCCGGATGCATACTGGAATGAAGTCATACGCGGGATGGCAACAGATGTCAGCGCATTTAAAGGTTTCCCTTATGACTTTGCTCGCAAAACAGGGACATCGCAGCAAAGTGTGGGCAGAGAACTAAAAGATAACGGGGTATTTATTGCCTTTGCTCCACGTCAAAATCCCAAACTTGCAGTAGCGGTTGTTATTCCTGAAGGGGGCTTCGGGGCCTGGAGCGCCGGACCTGTGGCACGTAAAATCTTTGATGCCTACGACGAAGTTTATGGATTGGACGGGGTACCTAAGAAAAAGGATGCCACAGCAACCGATCCTAACGCAACCCAACAGCCATAA
- a CDS encoding transglutaminase domain-containing protein: protein MKPSWLEPILHWNGVTVFLIVIVLLSLIQGWRRGASRSVGALFSLIVDGILTVAGILCSLGLAMWLSPKVQQWLAAYMEHLPQRKLSGIEQFYYTLVAGIEGFPLLRFAVLFMLSYAIAQFILRAIYVLMVGGKSDSSLHEHPQKSGFFSRVAGAGIGTLIGGARAMIIIALLFIGVSLYPDSGFSSYVQASPIYKQGAQSVIEPLSGTLIKDKLPVFTQAVTKELNGIMQRKYEIIDRDIPSDIVQAAAKITEGASGDEQKARALYEWVGTRISYDYSKVEAYEQRGDWHEQTPRDTFDTRKGVCIDYARLYSMMARSQGLQVKVVTGLGYNGQGGYGSHAWNEVYLSGQDQWVPLDPTWAQSGDWFNPPGFAQTHIKDKVI, encoded by the coding sequence ATGAAACCATCCTGGCTGGAGCCTATTCTTCATTGGAATGGCGTGACGGTGTTTTTAATTGTCATTGTACTGCTGTCGTTGATTCAGGGCTGGAGACGAGGAGCTTCCAGATCTGTAGGGGCGCTGTTTAGTCTTATTGTGGATGGCATACTGACTGTAGCGGGTATTTTGTGCTCGCTCGGATTAGCCATGTGGCTTTCACCGAAGGTGCAACAATGGCTGGCAGCTTACATGGAGCATTTGCCACAGCGAAAACTAAGCGGGATTGAGCAATTTTATTATACGCTTGTGGCGGGGATAGAAGGTTTTCCGCTGCTGCGATTCGCCGTATTGTTCATGCTCAGTTATGCTATTGCCCAGTTTATACTGCGTGCCATTTATGTGTTGATGGTAGGTGGAAAATCAGATTCCTCTCTCCATGAGCATCCCCAAAAATCGGGCTTTTTCAGCAGGGTGGCAGGGGCTGGAATAGGTACTCTTATTGGTGGAGCTCGCGCCATGATAATCATAGCCCTGCTGTTCATAGGCGTAAGTCTGTACCCAGACAGCGGGTTTAGCAGCTACGTACAAGCTTCACCGATTTATAAGCAAGGTGCGCAATCGGTCATTGAGCCGTTGTCGGGGACTCTGATTAAGGATAAGCTGCCCGTATTTACGCAGGCTGTTACCAAGGAATTGAATGGTATCATGCAGCGCAAATATGAAATAATCGACCGGGACATTCCAAGCGATATCGTTCAGGCAGCGGCCAAGATTACAGAAGGGGCTAGCGGTGACGAGCAAAAAGCTAGAGCGTTGTATGAATGGGTAGGCACCCGTATTAGCTATGATTACAGTAAGGTCGAAGCCTATGAGCAACGTGGTGACTGGCATGAACAGACTCCCAGAGATACGTTTGATACACGTAAAGGAGTGTGCATTGATTATGCCCGCCTTTACTCAATGATGGCTCGTTCGCAGGGGCTACAGGTCAAGGTTGTAACAGGCCTTGGGTACAACGGACAGGGAGGATACGGGTCCCATGCCTGGAATGAGGTATATTTGAGCGGACAGGATCAGTGGGTACCCCTAGACCCGACCTGGGCACAAAGTGGAGACTGGTTTAACCCGCCCGGTTTTGCCCAAACACATATTAAGGATAAAGTGATTTAA
- a CDS encoding MFS transporter, which yields MKTALWLYLFLFIAFFDLHAQYPILTPFAISLGAAPTFIGWMMGIYSLTHLPGNLMAGPKVDKHGSRRYIMFSLTAAGLILIIQSYIHTPWELLFLRAISGYVLAFLSPACLAMLAQLSDHPVTQGKYMSGHGVVHTLASVLSPAAGAFIVASFGFSETFSSLGIILVITGLMAYFTLPKKAPAPQAQLSDGHTTPAPLSAAQTRLPFNWRYLLLPFVLACAQGILFYEIPLRNNGSASMMSTGLLFSIISLGALCTLSLLFLNKYSPMVRLLCGIILMSLSFYALATTPEATIGIILFILGTAKGIIFPALASLFIRIGGARLGKTFALQSIATSIGSFAGPVLAGQLPDHISPFFIAFLILMAGLLFVPVKRISPTPPLSATGPYHS from the coding sequence ATGAAAACAGCCCTCTGGCTGTATCTCTTTTTGTTCATTGCCTTTTTTGATCTGCATGCGCAATATCCTATTTTGACGCCATTCGCCATCTCTCTGGGGGCAGCTCCTACCTTTATCGGTTGGATGATGGGGATTTACTCTCTGACTCACCTGCCTGGCAATTTGATGGCAGGTCCCAAAGTCGACAAACACGGCAGTCGCCGATATATTATGTTCAGCCTGACAGCTGCAGGCCTGATCCTGATCATTCAATCGTACATCCATACACCGTGGGAATTACTTTTTCTGCGTGCGATTAGTGGCTATGTGTTGGCTTTTTTATCTCCAGCCTGTCTGGCCATGCTGGCGCAACTGTCTGATCATCCGGTTACGCAGGGTAAATATATGTCGGGGCATGGTGTCGTCCATACGTTGGCCTCTGTTCTGTCTCCAGCCGCAGGCGCATTTATCGTAGCCAGTTTTGGCTTTAGCGAGACATTTAGTTCCCTTGGCATCATTCTCGTAATCACGGGGCTTATGGCTTATTTCACCTTACCCAAAAAAGCACCCGCTCCGCAGGCCCAATTATCTGATGGTCATACGACACCTGCTCCACTCTCGGCAGCACAGACGCGGTTACCATTCAATTGGCGTTACCTGCTTTTACCTTTTGTTTTGGCGTGCGCACAAGGCATTTTATTTTATGAGATCCCATTACGAAATAACGGTTCTGCGTCCATGATGTCCACCGGATTGCTTTTTTCCATCATCAGTTTGGGAGCACTCTGTACGCTTAGTTTGCTTTTTCTGAACAAATATTCACCGATGGTTAGGCTACTTTGTGGCATTATTCTGATGTCTTTAAGCTTCTATGCACTCGCCACCACGCCCGAAGCGACAATAGGCATCATCCTGTTTATTTTGGGAACAGCCAAAGGCATCATTTTTCCAGCGCTGGCCTCTCTCTTCATACGAATTGGAGGTGCTCGATTGGGCAAAACCTTTGCCCTGCAATCCATTGCAACGTCAATCGGCTCCTTTGCCGGGCCTGTACTGGCGGGTCAGCTTCCGGATCACATATCCCCTTTTTTTATCGCATTTCTGATTCTGATGGCTGGCCTGCTATTCGTTCCCGTTAAGCGCATATCTCCGACGCCGCCACTGTCTGCCACAGGACCTTATCATTCCTAG
- a CDS encoding toprim domain-containing protein: MAITVIVEGKNDRSKLRRLLDPEVHILCTFGTLNSIKLESLHKRAKHDEIYLFMDNDSSGKKIRGVLADSFPDAYHMYTRKGYAGVEGTPDEYVIAQLEKAGLEEYIIYPPPVL, from the coding sequence ATGGCGATAACCGTGATCGTCGAAGGGAAAAATGACCGCAGCAAACTTCGCCGATTACTTGACCCGGAGGTTCACATTTTATGCACCTTCGGCACACTAAACTCTATAAAACTGGAATCCCTCCACAAGCGAGCCAAGCACGACGAAATATATTTATTTATGGACAATGACAGCTCAGGGAAAAAAATAAGGGGTGTGCTTGCAGACTCTTTTCCAGATGCCTACCATATGTATACCCGCAAAGGATACGCTGGCGTAGAAGGGACTCCAGACGAATATGTGATCGCTCAATTGGAAAAAGCAGGATTAGAAGAATACATTATATACCCGCCACCTGTTCTTTAG
- the cyoE gene encoding heme o synthase, whose product MDNISYKTSSDAATYSVKSKPPGKAGTWKDFITVTKPGILRTNLVAAFGGFWLASQWDVDYIKLILTLLGTMLVMASSCVFNNYFDRELDLKMERTRNRSLPTGRLTPTTVLSYAIILGVVGLAVLFFFSGVKAGLLGLLGMFVYVGIYTLWLKRSSTWSTSIGGISGAMPPVIGYVAASGRIDMGAWLLFALLFLWQPPHFWALAIRRVEEYRAAGFPLLPVVKGIHRTKIQMIPYIVLLIPVPILMYAYGYAGMIFMIVSVLLSVLWAFYAFKGFTIKEEETDSWAKKVFFFSINHLTLSFLLMIVDTVHKF is encoded by the coding sequence ATGGATAATATAAGTTATAAGACTTCTTCGGATGCGGCTACCTATTCTGTAAAATCTAAACCACCCGGCAAAGCGGGCACTTGGAAAGATTTTATTACAGTTACCAAGCCAGGCATCCTTCGTACCAATCTGGTTGCAGCCTTTGGTGGTTTTTGGTTAGCATCGCAATGGGACGTTGACTATATAAAGCTAATTCTTACACTTTTAGGTACAATGCTGGTTATGGCATCTTCATGTGTTTTTAACAACTATTTTGACCGTGAGCTGGATTTGAAAATGGAACGTACACGTAATCGCTCACTGCCAACAGGGCGTCTGACCCCTACAACGGTGTTGTCATACGCTATTATTTTGGGTGTTGTCGGGTTAGCTGTTCTATTCTTCTTCTCTGGTGTAAAGGCAGGATTACTGGGATTACTTGGTATGTTCGTCTACGTCGGTATTTATACACTTTGGTTAAAACGTTCATCTACATGGAGTACATCCATCGGCGGTATTTCTGGTGCAATGCCTCCTGTAATTGGTTATGTGGCCGCTTCGGGTCGTATTGATATGGGCGCTTGGCTTTTATTCGCTCTCCTGTTCTTATGGCAGCCGCCTCACTTCTGGGCACTTGCTATTCGCAGAGTTGAGGAATATCGCGCAGCAGGATTTCCGTTGTTGCCAGTCGTAAAAGGTATCCATCGGACCAAAATTCAGATGATTCCTTATATTGTATTGCTGATTCCGGTACCCATCCTTATGTATGCTTATGGATATGCCGGTATGATTTTTATGATCGTGTCCGTGTTACTGTCCGTGCTGTGGGCATTCTATGCCTTTAAAGGTTTTACGATTAAGGAAGAAGAAACGGATTCCTGGGCCAAAAAAGTATTTTTCTTTTCCATTAACCATCTGACACTCAGCTTCTTGCTGATGATCGTCGATACGGTTCATAAATTCTAA
- a CDS encoding metal-dependent hydrolase, giving the protein MDTATHFVMGIGLAGLAYTDPVVAGDPKLAAVVLLATVIGSQAPDFDTLLRLKNNAAYIRNHRGLSHSIPFWLIWILSITGLICLIFRDVPPGHVALWVTIAVCLHVFTDLFNTYGTQAFRPFTNKWISWNIIHIFDPFIFGTHVAAIMLWITGLIPPAPLFITLYVIIGLYYIWRTWSHFITRKAVRNMDNERQEGDNYYIIPTVSWNRWHVVKAHQNGSYDIGGLNGSHLFWTKHAIPSTHPAVEASKSYRDVQAFRYFSSFAVAEVEELEWGYIVRWGDVRYRHRRQYPFVAVVAMDKQFGLINSYIGWLSDEKMQKRLSLHTN; this is encoded by the coding sequence ATGGATACAGCCACACACTTTGTCATGGGAATCGGATTGGCCGGTCTGGCCTACACTGACCCTGTCGTCGCCGGAGATCCAAAGTTGGCCGCAGTGGTGCTGCTCGCTACAGTTATAGGGTCACAAGCTCCGGATTTTGACACTTTGCTTCGGTTGAAAAATAATGCAGCCTACATTCGCAATCACCGTGGACTGTCGCATTCAATTCCCTTCTGGTTGATATGGATCTTGTCAATAACAGGGCTAATTTGCCTGATCTTCAGAGATGTGCCCCCAGGTCATGTAGCATTATGGGTAACGATTGCCGTCTGCCTGCATGTATTCACAGATTTATTTAATACGTACGGAACACAGGCATTCCGGCCGTTTACAAACAAGTGGATATCTTGGAATATCATCCATATTTTCGATCCCTTTATTTTTGGCACCCATGTTGCTGCGATTATGCTGTGGATCACCGGATTGATTCCACCCGCTCCCTTATTTATTACGCTGTACGTCATTATTGGCCTGTATTACATTTGGCGAACCTGGAGTCATTTTATTACCAGAAAAGCGGTACGTAATATGGACAACGAGCGTCAGGAGGGCGACAATTATTATATCATTCCCACCGTATCATGGAACCGGTGGCATGTGGTAAAAGCTCATCAGAATGGAAGTTATGACATTGGCGGATTAAATGGCTCGCACTTATTTTGGACGAAACACGCAATTCCATCCACACATCCTGCCGTAGAAGCATCCAAATCCTATCGCGATGTGCAGGCATTTCGCTATTTTTCCTCCTTTGCCGTTGCCGAGGTGGAAGAACTGGAATGGGGCTACATTGTGCGATGGGGAGACGTGAGGTATCGACACCGGAGGCAATATCCATTCGTGGCTGTGGTCGCGATGGATAAGCAGTTCGGGCTGATCAACAGTTATATCGGATGGCTCAGTGACGAAAAGATGCAAAAACGCCTTTCCCTGCATACGAATTAA
- a CDS encoding alpha/beta-type small acid-soluble spore protein, protein MSRRRSNNLQVPQANAALQQLKYEAAQELGITIPQDGYFGNVVSRETGSLGGYITKKLVQQAEQSLSGSSRLQ, encoded by the coding sequence ATGAGCAGACGTCGTTCAAACAACCTGCAAGTACCGCAGGCCAACGCCGCTTTACAACAATTAAAATATGAGGCAGCTCAAGAACTTGGCATCACCATCCCTCAGGACGGTTACTTCGGTAATGTTGTTTCCCGCGAAACAGGTTCTCTTGGGGGATATATTACGAAAAAGCTAGTCCAACAAGCAGAACAATCCTTGTCGGGCAGCAGCCGTTTGCAGTAA
- the trpS gene encoding tryptophan--tRNA ligase, with the protein MKTVLSGIQPSGQLTLGNYIGAMKNFVKLQEDHQCYFMVPDLHAITVPQEPAQLREQSEAVAALFIAAGINPEKSNVFLQSHVPQHAELGWLMTTLTNMGELERMTQFKDKAAGKDSVGAGLFVYPSLMAADILLYNADLVPVGEDQKQHLELTRDLAGRFNHRYGDYFTIPEPYIPEVGARIMSLDDASKKMSKSNPNAGSFIALLDEPKVIRKKISRATTDSGSEVRYDLANKPEISNLMSIYSQCSGLSLQEVQDRYEGQMYGTFKKELAETVVAMLEPIQQRYRDIRESGEIGHILAQSAERAQEAAEVTLSAVKERMGFLPRLR; encoded by the coding sequence ATGAAAACTGTACTTTCAGGTATTCAGCCTAGCGGACAACTTACTTTGGGCAACTACATTGGTGCAATGAAAAACTTTGTCAAATTGCAAGAGGATCACCAATGTTACTTTATGGTTCCAGATCTTCATGCGATTACCGTACCGCAGGAACCAGCTCAATTACGCGAGCAGTCGGAGGCGGTAGCGGCATTATTTATTGCAGCGGGTATTAACCCAGAGAAATCCAACGTCTTTTTACAATCCCATGTTCCTCAGCATGCTGAGCTGGGATGGTTGATGACAACACTGACGAATATGGGCGAGCTGGAACGTATGACTCAGTTTAAGGACAAGGCTGCTGGCAAGGATTCCGTAGGAGCAGGGTTGTTCGTATATCCGTCGTTGATGGCAGCTGACATTTTGCTCTACAACGCGGATCTCGTCCCGGTGGGCGAAGATCAGAAACAGCATCTGGAGCTGACACGGGACTTGGCTGGCCGCTTTAATCATCGTTATGGAGATTATTTTACAATTCCCGAGCCGTATATCCCTGAAGTAGGGGCGAGAATTATGTCCCTGGATGATGCATCCAAAAAAATGAGCAAGAGTAATCCGAATGCAGGCAGTTTTATTGCGCTACTGGACGAACCGAAAGTCATACGCAAGAAAATCAGCCGCGCTACGACCGATTCTGGCAGTGAGGTTAGATATGATCTGGCCAATAAACCTGAAATTAGTAATCTAATGAGCATTTACAGCCAGTGTTCCGGTTTGTCGCTCCAAGAAGTGCAGGATCGTTATGAAGGCCAAATGTACGGGACATTTAAAAAAGAACTGGCAGAGACGGTTGTGGCTATGCTTGAACCGATTCAGCAACGCTATCGCGATATCCGGGAATCTGGTGAAATTGGACATATTTTGGCCCAATCCGCAGAGCGTGCACAAGAAGCTGCTGAAGTCACGCTGTCTGCGGTCAAAGAGCGCATGGGCTTTCTGCCACGTCTACGCTAA